The following DNA comes from Candidatus Woesearchaeota archaeon.
TGAAGAAATTGTAATGTAATCTGGTGTGGAAGATGAAAAAGGAAAATAGAAATACTGAAAAAGATAAAAAAGGTGAGGACAATATGGAACAGAAATTAAAAGATCCTATTCAAGAAAAGCCAAAGAAAGAGGAAAAAACAATTTCAGATTTGCCCGGAGTTGGGGCTGCAACGGTTGAGAAGCTAGAAACAGGGGGCTTTCCTGATTTAATGGCTGTGGCGGTAGCAACTCCCGGAGAACTTATAGAAGCTACGGGCGTAGGAGAGGCTGTAGCCAAAAAAATGATTGCGGCTTCAAGAACAATGCTTGACATGGGATTTTCAACAGGATTCGATTTATTCGAAAAAAGAAAAAAAGTCATGAAGATTACAACAGGCAGTAAAGAAGTTGACAAATTGCTTGCTGGCGGTTTTGAAACCAACGGCATAACAGAAACCTATGGCCAATACGGCTCAGGAAAATCACAGCTAGCACATATTCTAGCTGTAAGGGCACAGCTTCCTGTTGGAGAAGGAGGCACAGACAGCAAGGTTGTATATATCGATACAGAATCGACATTCAGGCCTGAAAGAATTGTCGAAATAGCAAAGGGGCTTAACTTAGACCCTGATGAAGTCCTAAAGAATATAAAAGTCGCAAGGGCTTATAATTCAGACCACCAGATGCTGCTGGCAGAAAAAGTCGAAGACCTTATCAAAAAAGAAGGGCTTAATGTAAAGCTGGTTATAGTTGATTCATTGACAGCCCATTTCAGGGCAGAATTTGTAGGGAGAGGAACATTAGCGGACAGGCAGCAGAAGCTGAATAAGCATATGCATGTTCTGTCTAAATTAGCAGACACGCAGAACCTTTGCGTCTATGTCACAAACCAGGTAATGGCAAAGCCTGACCAGTTTTTTGGGGATCCGACAGAAGCTATTGGCGGGCATATTGTAGGCCATAATTCCCAGACAAGGATATACCTGAGAAAGGGAAAGAAGGGAACAAGGGTAGCTAAGTTGGTTGATTCACCTTACTTGCCCGACGGCGAGGCTGGTTTTGTGATAACTAATGAAGGGATTGAGGATATATAGAAACCTAAACATTTATTTTATTCTTATTTTCATTTCTTTTTAATATATTCCAACAGCCCGCCAGCTTCCATTAGCTCAATCGTAAACTCTGGCAAGGGAGCAAATTTGTATTCTTCTTTTTTAGTTAAATTTTTTATTTTTCCCTTTTTTATGTTTATTTCCAACTCGTTTCCGTTTTTTACTTTTTTTACTACATAATTACATTCAATAGCCAGAAAACCATTGTTGACAGCATTTCTGTAAAATATCCTGGCAAAGCTTTTGGCAAATACTGCCCTTATGCCTGAGCCGCGCAAAGCCCAGATGGCATGCTCCCTGGAACTTCCACATCCGAAATTTTCTCCGGCTATGATAAAATCTCCTCCTTTAACTTTATTGATAAATTCCTTATCAAGGTCTTCCATAGCGTGCTCAGCTAATTCTTCCTCCTTATCGCTATTCAAATAGCGCGCGGGAATTATTTCATCAGTGTTGATATCATCACGGCTGTAGACATGGGCATTTCCTTTTAATGTTTCTGCCATCATAAATACCTCCTTGGATCTGCAATCTTTCCTTCGATAGCTGAAGCAGCAACAGCGGCAGGGGAGGCGAGATAAACTTCACTCCGGGGAGAGCCCATCCTGCCTACAAAATTCCTGTTCGTTGAACTGATACATCTCTCTCCTTCAGCAAGTACGCCCATGTGCCCGCCTAAGCATGCTCCGCATGTCGGTGTACTTACAGCCGCTCCTGCTTCGCTAAATGTCCTGAACAATCCTTCTTCCATTGCCTGCTTCCATACATCAGTTGTTGCGGGAACAATCAACATCCTAGTATCAGCAGCAACTTTATTTCCTTTCAGTATTTTAGCAGCTATTCTTAGGTCTTCTAGCCTTCCGTTGGTGCAGCTTCCCAGATAAGCCTGATCTATCCTAATTTCTTCCATTTTTGATATCTCTGACATTGTTTTTCCATTGGAAGGCAAGTCCGGAAATGCAACAACAGGCTCGAACCCTGATGCATCGTATTCCTTAACCTCAAAATAAGCTGCATTATTATCTGATTTTACAACTTCAAATTTTCCCTTACTTCTCTTTTTGATATATTCCAGGGTTTTTTTATCGGGCTCAATAACCCCGTTTTTTCCGCCGGCTTCAATTGCCATATTAGTTATAGTCATCCGTGCTTCAACGGACAATCCTGAAATGGCGCTTCCTGAAAATTCCATCGCTTTATAAAGCGCGCCGCCTACCCCGATGTCTTTGATTATTGTGAGTATTATATCCTTTGAATAGGCTCCTTTTGGCAATTTTCCGTTTATAATAAATTTAATTGTCGGGGGAACCTTGAACCATAAATTTCCTGAATAAAGAGCAGCTGCAATGTCTGTCGAGCCCACCCCAGTTGAAAAAGCTCCCAGAGCGCCATGTGTGCAGGTATGGGAATCTCCCGCTATTATGGTCATCCCAGGCAAGACATGACCTTGTTCGGGTAATATAGCATGGCAAACCCCGTGTTTTCCAATATCATAGAAATTCATGATCTTGTGCTTTCTGGCCCATTTTCTGATGCGAGATACCATTTCTGCACTTTTGATATCCTTATTCGGAACGAAGTGGTCTGGAGTGACAACTACCTTCGAAGGATCAAAAACCCTG
Coding sequences within:
- the leuD gene encoding 3-isopropylmalate dehydratase small subunit (catalyzes the isomerization between 2-isopropylmalate and 3-isopropylmalate in leucine biosynthesis), translating into MAETLKGNAHVYSRDDINTDEIIPARYLNSDKEEELAEHAMEDLDKEFINKVKGGDFIIAGENFGCGSSREHAIWALRGSGIRAVFAKSFARIFYRNAVNNGFLAIECNYVVKKVKNGNELEINIKKGKIKNLTKKEEYKFAPLPEFTIELMEAGGLLEYIKKK
- a CDS encoding homoaconitate hydratase family protein, producing the protein MGMAITEKILAKHAGKEKVKPGELINAKIDTIMLHDITTTPAIDMLETHGMDRVFDPSKVVVTPDHFVPNKDIKSAEMVSRIRKWARKHKIMNFYDIGKHGVCHAILPEQGHVLPGMTIIAGDSHTCTHGALGAFSTGVGSTDIAAALYSGNLWFKVPPTIKFIINGKLPKGAYSKDIILTIIKDIGVGGALYKAMEFSGSAISGLSVEARMTITNMAIEAGGKNGVIEPDKKTLEYIKKRSKGKFEVVKSDNNAAYFEVKEYDASGFEPVVAFPDLPSNGKTMSEISKMEEIRIDQAYLGSCTNGRLEDLRIAAKILKGNKVAADTRMLIVPATTDVWKQAMEEGLFRTFSEAGAAVSTPTCGACLGGHMGVLAEGERCISSTNRNFVGRMGSPRSEVYLASPAAVAASAIEGKIADPRRYL
- the radA gene encoding DNA repair and recombination protein RadA — encoded protein: MKKENRNTEKDKKGEDNMEQKLKDPIQEKPKKEEKTISDLPGVGAATVEKLETGGFPDLMAVAVATPGELIEATGVGEAVAKKMIAASRTMLDMGFSTGFDLFEKRKKVMKITTGSKEVDKLLAGGFETNGITETYGQYGSGKSQLAHILAVRAQLPVGEGGTDSKVVYIDTESTFRPERIVEIAKGLNLDPDEVLKNIKVARAYNSDHQMLLAEKVEDLIKKEGLNVKLVIVDSLTAHFRAEFVGRGTLADRQQKLNKHMHVLSKLADTQNLCVYVTNQVMAKPDQFFGDPTEAIGGHIVGHNSQTRIYLRKGKKGTRVAKLVDSPYLPDGEAGFVITNEGIEDI